A stretch of Aureispira sp. CCB-E DNA encodes these proteins:
- a CDS encoding phosphotransferase, protein MDTKLQQQISALFESWAKEPIQSMQILPQSGSDRQYFRLKGAQKTALAAFNANFGENKTFVDYTKHFLEMGIRVPQLYAQNLENNIYLLQDLGDQTLLQHLEIERKDGIPSDSTISYYKKALSALAKMQIKGIQNLPVEVYHTPVSFNEQAMLWDLNYFKYCFLKTTKIEFDEYALEQDFQRLTNHLAQESQAFFMFRDFQARNIMLHDQTVYFIDYQGGKKGPLQYDVVSLLFQAKANLPNKLRQELLDYYIQEASKLTSIDTQKFKGNFYLFALLRTLQVLGAYGFKGLYQQKEHFIASIPFALANLDWLIENIRFPIDLSYLKEVSKQLVTQHSLRPIIAKQKAEQLTVQVKSFSYKRGIPKDDSGNGGGFVFDCRFIHNPGRYQPYKKLTGRDQAVIDFFEKESTIHDFIEQVKGIIDEAVENYIKRGFANLCINFGCTGGQHRSVFSADSIAKHLKEKYPIKVVLHHREQERKNWQN, encoded by the coding sequence TTGGATACTAAGTTACAACAGCAAATTAGTGCCTTATTTGAATCTTGGGCAAAAGAACCTATTCAAAGTATGCAAATACTTCCACAATCAGGATCAGACAGGCAATATTTTAGATTAAAAGGGGCTCAAAAAACAGCTTTAGCCGCTTTTAATGCTAATTTTGGGGAGAACAAAACCTTTGTTGATTATACAAAACACTTCTTAGAAATGGGAATTCGGGTACCTCAACTATATGCCCAAAATTTAGAAAATAATATCTATCTATTACAAGACTTAGGAGATCAAACATTGTTGCAACATCTAGAGATAGAGCGAAAAGATGGAATTCCTTCCGATAGCACTATAAGCTATTATAAGAAAGCATTGTCAGCTTTAGCAAAAATGCAAATCAAGGGAATTCAAAATTTACCTGTTGAAGTATATCATACTCCTGTTTCTTTTAACGAACAGGCTATGTTGTGGGATTTGAACTATTTTAAATACTGTTTTTTAAAAACAACAAAAATAGAATTTGATGAATATGCACTAGAACAAGACTTTCAACGTTTGACAAATCATCTAGCGCAAGAATCCCAAGCTTTTTTTATGTTTAGAGATTTCCAAGCTAGGAATATAATGCTACACGATCAAACGGTCTATTTTATAGATTACCAAGGAGGAAAAAAGGGGCCATTGCAATATGATGTTGTCTCTCTTTTGTTCCAAGCAAAAGCTAATTTACCAAATAAACTACGCCAAGAGCTATTGGATTATTACATCCAAGAAGCATCAAAGTTAACAAGCATTGATACTCAAAAATTCAAAGGTAATTTTTACCTTTTTGCCTTATTAAGAACATTGCAAGTCTTGGGGGCTTATGGTTTTAAAGGGTTATATCAACAAAAAGAACATTTCATAGCAAGCATCCCATTTGCTTTAGCCAACTTGGATTGGCTAATAGAAAACATTCGTTTCCCTATTGATTTATCTTACCTCAAAGAGGTCTCTAAACAGTTGGTTACCCAACATTCGTTAAGACCAATAATTGCAAAACAAAAAGCAGAACAGTTAACTGTTCAAGTAAAAAGTTTTTCATACAAAAGAGGTATCCCAAAAGACGATTCGGGCAATGGTGGCGGATTTGTTTTTGATTGTCGATTTATCCATAACCCTGGTCGCTATCAGCCATACAAAAAATTAACAGGCAGAGATCAAGCCGTTATCGATTTTTTTGAAAAAGAGAGCACTATTCATGACTTTATTGAGCAAGTCAAAGGGATTATAGATGAAGCAGTAGAAAATTATATAAAACGAGGATTTGCTAATCTTTGCATTAATTTTGGGTGTACAGGCGGGCAACATCGTTCCGTTTTTTCTGCAGATAGTATAGCCAAACATCTGAAAGAGAAATACCCTATAAAAGTAGTTCTCCACCACCGAGAGCAAGAACGCAAAAATTGGCAAAATTAA
- a CDS encoding T9SS type A sorting domain-containing protein: MKQYFSFLAVFILCVQASVLKAQNVHIPDQTFKNYLITGGVDTNQDFEIQISEAQNFTGLININGLAISDLTGLEEFTKLTRLYCEVTNITSLDVSANVMLTELHCGNNDLTSLDLSNNVNLTNLKCYVLKITELDLSNNVNLVELDCRQDSLLTRINIRNGNNTAITSFLANDNPALTCIEVDSVAYSTANWTNIDVGVVFSTSCFTGINTVGQLPSLRAYPNPAAKTLTVDMGETVLSAKITVFNTIGQIVSSEDHKNIASLDLNIQGLPGWYFIQIETEKGNQTIKVLKQE; the protein is encoded by the coding sequence ATGAAACAATACTTTTCCTTCCTTGCGGTGTTTATTTTATGTGTTCAAGCTTCTGTTTTAAAAGCACAGAACGTTCATATTCCTGATCAGACTTTTAAGAATTATCTGATTACTGGAGGGGTAGACACTAATCAAGATTTTGAAATACAAATATCAGAAGCTCAAAATTTTACAGGGTTAATTAACATTAACGGTCTTGCAATTTCCGATTTAACAGGCTTAGAAGAATTTACAAAATTAACTAGGTTATACTGTGAAGTAACAAACATAACATCCTTAGATGTAAGCGCTAATGTCATGTTGACAGAGTTACATTGTGGCAATAACGACTTAACTTCTTTAGACCTCTCTAACAATGTGAATTTAACAAATTTAAAATGCTACGTCTTAAAAATAACAGAACTAGACCTCTCTAATAATGTCAATTTAGTAGAATTGGATTGTAGACAAGATAGTTTATTAACGAGAATTAATATTAGAAATGGTAACAATACAGCAATCACTAGCTTCCTTGCCAATGACAATCCTGCTCTGACTTGTATTGAAGTGGATAGTGTTGCTTATTCAACAGCCAACTGGACGAATATAGATGTTGGAGTTGTTTTTAGTACAAGCTGTTTTACGGGCATTAATACTGTAGGTCAACTACCTTCACTTCGAGCATACCCCAATCCAGCTGCTAAGACATTGACTGTAGATATGGGGGAGACTGTTTTGTCTGCCAAGATTACGGTTTTTAATACTATTGGGCAAATTGTAAGCTCTGAGGATCACAAAAATATTGCTTCCTTAGACTTAAACATACAAGGGCTACCAGGATGGTATTTTATTCAAATTGAAACCGAAAAAGGCAACCAAACTATTAAGGTACTCAAACAAGAGTAA
- a CDS encoding T9SS type A sorting domain-containing protein has protein sequence MKQYFSFLAAFILCVQASVLKAQNVHIPDQTFKNYLFSKGVDTNQDFEIQVSEAQNYTGVINIAGLAITDLTGLEEFTSIQILSCEDVPITSLNVSANVMLTHLRCSNNPISSLDLSHNINLVSLTCQRTNITHLDLSNNVNLTELDCRSDSSLVALDIRNGNNTSMTNFLVNGNPLLQCIEVDDSTYSTTNWTNIDPNAYFSTNCFYLGTTEALGKNKIQAHFYPNPMKNALTIDLGTTFSSIKVTISNPIGQLLQTNTYTNQNRLDLNIQGLPGWYFIQIETEKGNQTIKVLKQ, from the coding sequence ATGAAACAGTACTTTTCCTTCCTTGCGGCGTTTATTTTATGTGTTCAAGCTTCTGTTTTAAAAGCACAGAATGTTCATATTCCTGATCAGACTTTTAAGAATTATTTATTTAGTAAAGGAGTAGACACTAATCAAGATTTTGAAATACAAGTATCAGAAGCTCAGAACTATACAGGAGTTATCAATATAGCAGGATTAGCAATTACAGATTTAACAGGCTTGGAAGAATTTACTTCTATTCAAATTCTGTCTTGTGAAGATGTTCCTATTACTTCTTTAAATGTTAGTGCGAATGTGATGCTTACGCATTTGCGTTGTTCTAATAATCCTATATCTTCTTTAGATTTATCCCATAATATCAATTTAGTAAGTTTAACTTGCCAAAGAACGAACATCACGCATCTAGATTTATCCAATAATGTCAATTTGACAGAGTTGGATTGCAGATCAGATAGTTCTTTAGTTGCTTTAGATATAAGAAATGGGAACAATACTTCTATGACTAATTTCCTTGTAAATGGAAACCCTTTATTACAATGTATAGAAGTAGATGATTCTACTTATTCTACCACTAATTGGACTAATATTGATCCCAACGCATATTTTAGCACCAACTGCTTTTATTTAGGCACTACTGAAGCTTTAGGAAAAAACAAGATACAAGCTCATTTTTATCCTAATCCAATGAAAAATGCCTTGACGATAGATTTAGGAACAACTTTTTCTTCCATTAAAGTTACTATTTCTAATCCGATTGGGCAGCTTTTACAAACTAATACTTATACTAACCAAAACCGCCTTGACTTAAACATACAAGGACTACCAGGCTGGTATTTTATTCAAATTGAAACCGAAAAAGGCAACCAAACTATTAAGGTGCTTAAACAATAG